In Verrucomicrobiia bacterium, the genomic window CGAATCATCCATGAGTGTAACTGCCTTCGAGCAGGCTCCTGCTCCTCTCCAGCCGGCGCGCCGGACTCCAGCCGGCCCGATTGAAACGTTTAAGTACGACAACCGCATCGTGCGGGCCTTTGCCATCATGACGGTGGTGTGGGGCGTGATCGGGATGTCAGCCGGTTTATTGGGCGCCGTAGAACTGATTTTTCCCGGCGCAAATCTGAACCTGCAATTCATCACGTTTGGCCGGCTGCGCCCGGTGCATACCAACGCGGTCATCTTCGCTTTTGTTGGCAACGGGATGTTTGCGGGCATCTACTACTCGTTGCAGCGGCTGTGCAAGGCCCGCATGTTCAGCGACATGTTGAGCTGGCTGAATTTCTGGGGATGGAATGCCATTATCGTAGGCGCGGCCATCACGCTGCCGCTGGGTTTTACGACCAGCAAAGAATACGCCGAGCTGGAATGGCCCATTGATATCGCTATCGCGGTGGTCTGGGTGCTCTTCACGGTGAACCTGCTTGGAACGATCCTCAAGCGGCGCGAGCGGCACATGTATGTGTCCATCTGGTTTTACATCGCTACAGCGCTCACTGTGGCAGTGTTGCACATCGTCAACTCGCTCGAAATCCCCGTCACCCTGTGGAAAAGCTACTCGGTTTATGCCGGCGTGCAGGATGCCCTGGTTCAATGGTGGTATGGGCACAATGCCGTCGCGTTCTTTCTGACGACACCCTACCTGGGCCTGATGTATTACTTTTTGCCTAAGGCCGCCAATCGTCCGATCTTTTCGTATCGGCTTTCCATTATTCATTTTTGGGCGCTGATCTTCATTTATATCTGGGCCGGACCGCACCACCTGCTCTACACGGCGCTTCCAGACTGGGCGCAATCCCTTGGGATGGCGTTCTCGGTGATGCTGGTCGCACCGTCCTGGGGCGGCATGCTCAACGGTCTGCTGACGCTGCGAGGGGCCTGGGACAAGGTGCGCGAAGACCCGATGCTCAAGTTCATGGTCGTGGCGGTCACGGCCTACGGCATGGCTACCCTGGAAGGCCCCACCCTGGCCATCAAGAGTGTCAACGCCCTGTCGCATTATACCGACTGGACGATTGCTCACGTTCACACCGGAACGCTCGGTTGGAATGGGTTTTTAACTTTCAGCATGCTGTACTGGCTGTTTCCGCGTTTGTACGACACGAAACTCTGGTCCACCAAGCTGGCCAATTACCATTTCTGGGTCGCGCTATTGGGCATGATGTTTTACGTCGTGCCGATGTACGTCAGCGGGGTCACCCAGGGGCTGATGTGGAAACAGTTTACCACTGACGGGTTCCTTCAGTACCCGAATTTTCTGGAAGTGGTGCAAACCATCCTGCCGATGCATCGGCTGCGGGCGGTGGGCGGCACGCTCTACCTGGGTGGCGTTTTCATGATGGCTTTCAATCTCTATCGCACAGCCAAGAGCGGTCAGTTCGTCCCCGAACAGGAAGCGCAAGCCCCGCGTCTGGGCAAAGAAGCCGCCGCTGAGGCGCCGCACCCGTGGGGGCACCGCTGGCTGGAGGCCAAGCCGATGACTTTCACCGCTCTGGCGGTGGTGGCCGTGCTGATTGGCGGCATGGTCGAGATCATCCCTATGTGGCTTGTGAAGGAAAACGTCCCCACCATCGCTTCAGTGAAACCCTACACGCCACTCGAACTGCTCGGGCGCGACATTTATATTCGCGAGGGGTGCGTCGGCTGCCACTCACAAATGATCCGCCCCTTCCGGTCCGAAACAGAACGTTACGGCGAGTACTCCAAGGCGGGTGAGTTTGTCTATGACCACCCGTTCCTCTGGGGCTCGAAAAGGACCGGGCCGGACTTGCACCGTATAGGGGGCAAGTACCCGGATGCCTGGCATTACAACCATTTGGACGACCCGCGCTCGACTTCGCCCGGCTCGATTATGCCGCGTTACCCGTGGTTGCTAAGCCAGAGCCTCGATACGACGTCGTTACCGGCGCGTATTCGGGCGTTGCGCAAGATAGGCGTGCCTTACCCTGCCGGATACGAGAACCGCCAGGCGGAAAAGGACCTCGAGGCGCAGGCGGTCCAGGTCGTGCAGAATCTCAAAACCGGCTCGGTTACAGCTCAAACCAACAGGGAAATTATCGCCGTCATCGCTTACTTGCAGCGGTTGGGAAAAGACATCAAAGGAGCCCCGGCATCGCCCACCCGAGTCGCAACAGCAAATGGGGCGCGTCTATGATTGAAAATGTAATGCATAAACTGGGCGGAGTGAGCGCTTTTGGCGTGATCTCGATCTGCATCTTCTTCTTGTTCTTTACCGGCATGCTCGTTTGGTCCGTCTTCCTTAAGAAGTCGTACCTCGATTCCATGTGCGAGCTGCCGCTGGAACGCGAGCCGCAAAGCGAACCCTCTGATCACCCTCGAGCCAATCATGAATGAATCAAAAGACCCTTTGTTATTGGACCACGACTTCGACGGAATTCACGAGCTGGATAATAAGCTGCCGCGCTGGTGGGTGTATCTCTTTTACGGCACCATCCTTTTCGCGGTCCTCTATCTGGGCTATTACCACGTTTATGCCAATATTCGCCCGGGGAAAGTCAAATCCAGCGCCGAAGAGTATTTGGCTGAAATGGCCATTGGGAACGCGATTAAGAGCAATGCCATGGCAAGTTTCGAGGCCGGCATCGCCAAACTCGAACCGTCCAAAGACCCGGCAGTCCTGGCTGATGGCAAGCAGACTTTCCTGACCCTCTGCGCCCCTTGCCACCGGGCTGACGCCGGCGGATTGGTCGGACCCAATTTATGCGACAACTATTGGATTCATGGCAGCAACTTCAGCGACAACGTCACGACGATTTGGAATGGCGTTCCGGCCAAGGGCATGGTCACTTGGAAGAACAGCCTCAAGCCTAAACAGGTCTTTGATGTGGCCAGCTACATCTACACCCTGCGGGGCACCCACCCCGTCAATCCCAAGCCGCCGGAGAATCAGGCACCGGTTAAGACGGGACCAAGCGAATTCGAGTAGGCAATTGATGAGGAGTCCTTTTCGTGAATATGCTGGGGCCAACTGAACCTGAATTCCCCAGCCAGCCGGTCGTCCAGGAGGTCAACTGGACCGATTTCCGCGACCACCTCTCGACGGCGGACAAAGAAGGGCGACGCCGATGGCTGTACCCGCGCAAGGCGCGCGGCCGCTTTTTCAGCGCGCGCACCTTCGTGAGTTGGTTGCTTCTGGCGCTGATGTTTGCCGGGCCTTTCCTCAGCATTCATGGCAACCCGCTGTTGTTATTGAACATCATCGAGAGAAAATTCATTATTCTGGGTGAAATCTTTTGGCCGCAGGACATGTTCATGTTCGCGCTTGCCCTGCTGATCTTTATCACGAGCATTCTTTTTTTCACGGCCGCGTACGGGCGGCTTTGGTGCGGCTGGGCTTGCCCGCAAACGGTGCTGATGGAAATGTTGTTTCGCAAAATCGAGTACCTTATCGAAGGCGATTCTCACCAGCAACGTGCTCTCGCAAAGGCGCCATGGACTGCCTCCAAAATCGCCCGAAAAGGCGCCAAGCAGGCGGTCTTCTTTGCGTTGTCGTTCCTGATTGGCAATACCCTTCTGGCTTACATCATCGGCAAAGACCAGTTATTAAAAATCATCACCGACAATCCCGCCCGCCATGCGCAAGGCCTCACGTTCATGGTCCTGTTCACGCTGGTCTTCTACGCTATCTTTGCCCGCTTCCGCGAGCAGGCCTGCACATTTATTTGTCCCTATGGCCGCTTCCAATCGACGTTGCTGGACGAAAACACAATCCTGGTCGCCTACGATTATAAGCGGGGCGAACAGCGTGCCCCCTTGCGCGGCAGGAAAAGCACCGAACAACGCCGCGCTGTAGGCCTGGGCGACTGCATCGCCTGCGAGCAATGCGTCTCGGTATGCCCCACCGGCATTGACATCCGAAATGGGACGCAAATGGAATGCGTCCAATGCACCGCCTGCATTGATGCCTGCGATCAGGTCATGGACCGGATTGGCCGAGCCCGCGGCCTCATTCGGTATGCCTCGTTCAACGGCATCGAACGCGGCGAAAAACTCAGGCTAAGCGCGCGACTGATAGGATATACGTTGGTTTTGCTGGCTTTGGGCGCTTTGTTGACCTTTCTCGTTTTTACCCGATCCGATGTGCAAACTACTTTCCTGCGCGCCCAGGGCGCCTTGTTCCAGAAAATGCCCGATGGCCATTTCAGCAATCTCTACACGGTTCGCGTGGTCAACAAGACCTCGCGCCCGATACCGGTCGAGTTCAAGCTGGTAAACCTCCCCGGGGACCTCCAAGTGATGGGCAAGGCCATCGTCGTCCCTGCGGAGGGGCACGCCGAGACCTC contains:
- a CDS encoding cbb3-type cytochrome c oxidase subunit 3: MIENVMHKLGGVSAFGVISICIFFLFFTGMLVWSVFLKKSYLDSMCELPLEREPQSEPSDHPRANHE
- the ccoN gene encoding cytochrome-c oxidase, cbb3-type subunit I; amino-acid sequence: MSVTAFEQAPAPLQPARRTPAGPIETFKYDNRIVRAFAIMTVVWGVIGMSAGLLGAVELIFPGANLNLQFITFGRLRPVHTNAVIFAFVGNGMFAGIYYSLQRLCKARMFSDMLSWLNFWGWNAIIVGAAITLPLGFTTSKEYAELEWPIDIAIAVVWVLFTVNLLGTILKRRERHMYVSIWFYIATALTVAVLHIVNSLEIPVTLWKSYSVYAGVQDALVQWWYGHNAVAFFLTTPYLGLMYYFLPKAANRPIFSYRLSIIHFWALIFIYIWAGPHHLLYTALPDWAQSLGMAFSVMLVAPSWGGMLNGLLTLRGAWDKVREDPMLKFMVVAVTAYGMATLEGPTLAIKSVNALSHYTDWTIAHVHTGTLGWNGFLTFSMLYWLFPRLYDTKLWSTKLANYHFWVALLGMMFYVVPMYVSGVTQGLMWKQFTTDGFLQYPNFLEVVQTILPMHRLRAVGGTLYLGGVFMMAFNLYRTAKSGQFVPEQEAQAPRLGKEAAAEAPHPWGHRWLEAKPMTFTALAVVAVLIGGMVEIIPMWLVKENVPTIASVKPYTPLELLGRDIYIREGCVGCHSQMIRPFRSETERYGEYSKAGEFVYDHPFLWGSKRTGPDLHRIGGKYPDAWHYNHLDDPRSTSPGSIMPRYPWLLSQSLDTTSLPARIRALRKIGVPYPAGYENRQAEKDLEAQAVQVVQNLKTGSVTAQTNREIIAVIAYLQRLGKDIKGAPASPTRVATANGARL
- the ccoG gene encoding cytochrome c oxidase accessory protein CcoG translates to MLGPTEPEFPSQPVVQEVNWTDFRDHLSTADKEGRRRWLYPRKARGRFFSARTFVSWLLLALMFAGPFLSIHGNPLLLLNIIERKFIILGEIFWPQDMFMFALALLIFITSILFFTAAYGRLWCGWACPQTVLMEMLFRKIEYLIEGDSHQQRALAKAPWTASKIARKGAKQAVFFALSFLIGNTLLAYIIGKDQLLKIITDNPARHAQGLTFMVLFTLVFYAIFARFREQACTFICPYGRFQSTLLDENTILVAYDYKRGEQRAPLRGRKSTEQRRAVGLGDCIACEQCVSVCPTGIDIRNGTQMECVQCTACIDACDQVMDRIGRARGLIRYASFNGIERGEKLRLSARLIGYTLVLLALGALLTFLVFTRSDVQTTFLRAQGALFQKMPDGHFSNLYTVRVVNKTSRPIPVEFKLVNLPGDLQVMGKAIVVPAEGHAETSVLVDLDPKVMRPGTTPLVVGVYAEGRRTETLHTAFIGPRDDTQTNPL
- a CDS encoding cbb3-type cytochrome c oxidase N-terminal domain-containing protein gives rise to the protein MNESKDPLLLDHDFDGIHELDNKLPRWWVYLFYGTILFAVLYLGYYHVYANIRPGKVKSSAEEYLAEMAIGNAIKSNAMASFEAGIAKLEPSKDPAVLADGKQTFLTLCAPCHRADAGGLVGPNLCDNYWIHGSNFSDNVTTIWNGVPAKGMVTWKNSLKPKQVFDVASYIYTLRGTHPVNPKPPENQAPVKTGPSEFE